In Sporichthya polymorpha DSM 43042, a genomic segment contains:
- a CDS encoding ANTAR domain-containing response regulator — MTDPSAAPPVDNSRRVVIAEDEALIRMDLAEMLQEEGFDVVAEATNGQEAVDLVAKHAPGLVILDVKMPVIDGITAAEQIVAARGAAVVMLTAFSQKELVARARDAGVMAYVVKPFTKNDLLPAIEMAVSRHAEIVALEQEVSGLTERLEIRKLVDRAKGALQTKYGLSEPEAFRWIQKASMDRRMTMKEVAEVIIEDFASQPIVTPEG, encoded by the coding sequence GTGACCGATCCCAGCGCCGCGCCCCCCGTGGACAACAGCCGTCGCGTGGTCATCGCCGAGGACGAGGCCCTGATCCGCATGGACCTGGCGGAGATGCTCCAGGAGGAGGGCTTCGACGTCGTCGCCGAGGCCACGAACGGCCAGGAGGCCGTCGACCTCGTCGCGAAGCACGCGCCCGGCCTGGTCATCCTCGATGTCAAGATGCCCGTGATCGACGGCATCACCGCGGCCGAGCAGATCGTGGCCGCCCGCGGTGCCGCCGTGGTCATGCTGACCGCCTTCTCGCAGAAGGAGCTCGTCGCCCGGGCCCGCGACGCCGGTGTGATGGCCTACGTCGTCAAGCCGTTCACGAAGAACGACCTGCTGCCGGCCATCGAGATGGCGGTCTCCCGGCACGCCGAGATCGTCGCGCTCGAGCAGGAGGTCTCCGGCCTCACCGAGCGGCTGGAGATCCGCAAGCTCGTGGACCGCGCGAAGGGCGCCCTGCAGACCAAGTACGGGCTGAGCGAGCCCGAGGCGTTCCGCTGGATCCAGAAGGCGTCGATGGACCGTCGGATGACCATGAAAGAGGTCGCCGAGGTGATCATCGAGGACTTCGCGTCCCAGCCCATCGTGACCCCCGAGGGCTGA
- the pyk gene encoding pyruvate kinase yields MRRAKIICTLGPATESAEQIRALVDAGMDIARLNLSHGSYEEHEARYHRVRAASDAAGRAVGILVDLQGPKIRLGRFADGPVELVAGAPFTITTRDVPGDANVVSTTYPGLPRDCEPGDSILVDDGRISLQVLSTTGTDVHTVVVDGGTVSNSKGLNLPGVAVGVPALSEKDVADLRWALQLRADLIALSFVRDAKDVEQVHAIMDEVGVRLPVIAKLEKPQAVENLEEIIAAFDGVMVARGDLGVELPLEDVPLVQKHAILSTRIKAKPVIVATQMLDSMIEDPRPTRAETSDVANAVLDGADALMLSGETSVGKHALTAVRTMARIIEAVEEDTLALGPPLGPPITLGGAIARAATEVGEAAEAKYLVAFTQSGQSARRLARYRSPIPVLAFTPVPEVRNQLALTWGVETFLVPEVRHTDEMVKQVDATLLQLGRVEIGDRIVIIAGSPPGIPGSTNAMRVHRMGDAVNLIVPAYGDD; encoded by the coding sequence ATGCGCCGCGCGAAGATCATCTGCACCCTGGGGCCGGCCACCGAGTCCGCGGAGCAGATCCGGGCCCTCGTCGACGCCGGGATGGACATCGCCCGGCTGAACCTCAGTCACGGTTCCTATGAGGAGCACGAGGCGCGGTACCACCGCGTGCGCGCGGCCTCGGACGCCGCGGGTCGCGCGGTCGGCATCCTCGTCGACCTGCAGGGGCCGAAGATCCGCCTCGGTCGCTTCGCCGACGGGCCGGTGGAGTTGGTCGCGGGCGCCCCGTTCACGATCACCACCCGCGACGTCCCCGGCGACGCGAACGTCGTCTCGACGACCTACCCGGGGCTGCCGCGCGACTGCGAGCCCGGTGATTCGATCCTCGTCGACGACGGGCGCATCAGCCTGCAGGTGCTGTCGACGACCGGCACCGACGTGCACACCGTCGTGGTCGACGGAGGCACCGTCAGCAACTCCAAGGGCCTGAACCTGCCGGGCGTCGCCGTCGGTGTGCCGGCGCTGTCGGAGAAGGATGTCGCCGACCTGCGCTGGGCCCTGCAGCTGCGCGCGGACCTCATCGCGCTGTCCTTCGTGCGCGACGCGAAGGACGTCGAGCAGGTGCACGCGATCATGGACGAGGTCGGCGTCCGGCTGCCGGTCATCGCGAAGCTCGAGAAGCCGCAGGCCGTCGAGAACCTCGAGGAGATCATCGCGGCCTTCGACGGCGTCATGGTCGCCCGCGGTGACCTCGGCGTGGAGCTGCCGCTCGAGGACGTCCCGCTCGTGCAGAAGCACGCGATCCTGTCCACCCGCATCAAGGCCAAGCCGGTCATCGTCGCGACGCAGATGCTCGACTCGATGATCGAGGATCCCCGGCCCACCCGCGCCGAGACGTCCGACGTCGCGAACGCCGTGCTCGACGGCGCCGACGCGCTGATGCTCTCCGGCGAGACGAGCGTCGGGAAGCACGCGCTGACGGCGGTCCGCACGATGGCGCGGATCATCGAGGCCGTCGAGGAGGACACCCTCGCCCTCGGCCCGCCGCTGGGCCCGCCGATCACCCTCGGGGGAGCGATCGCACGCGCCGCGACCGAGGTGGGCGAGGCCGCCGAGGCCAAGTACCTCGTCGCGTTCACCCAGTCCGGTCAGAGCGCGCGCCGCCTGGCCCGGTACCGCTCACCGATCCCCGTGCTCGCGTTCACCCCCGTGCCGGAGGTGCGCAACCAGCTGGCCCTGACGTGGGGTGTGGAGACGTTCCTCGTCCCCGAGGTCCGCCACACGGACGAGATGGTCAAGCAGGTCGACGCCACGCTCCTGCAGCTGGGCCGCGTCGAGATCGGCGATCGCATCGTCATCATCGCCGGCTCCCCGCCCGGGATCCCGGGCTCCACCAACGCCATGCGGGTCCACCGCATGGGCGACGCCGTGAACCTCATCGTGCCGGCGTACGGCGACGACTGA
- a CDS encoding glutamate synthase subunit beta, with product MADPRGFLTTGREVAKRRPVDERLNDWHEVYPEEGLGRALLPIITKQAGRCMDCGIPFCHSGCPLGNLIPEWNDLVWRGDWREAIERLHATNNFPEFTGRLCPAPCEPACVLGINSEPVTIKNVEVSIIDRAWSDGLVTPQPPDRLSAKTVAVIGSGPAGLAAAQQLTRVGHTVAVYERADRIGGLLRYGIPEFKMEKRYLDRRLRQMKQEGTKFRPGVNVGVDITAEQLQAKYDAVVIAVGATAWRDLPVPGRELNGIHQAMEYLPWGNRFAEGDITEFPITAEGKHVVIIGGGDTGADCLGTAHRQKALSVTQLEILPTPPEDRPANQPWPTYPMILRTASAHEEGGERVYSVSTKRFVDDGNGNVQALVLSEVQFVDGKLEEVPGTEREIPADIVFLAMGFVGPEKSELLTGLGVEYDERGNVRRDEDYMSSVEGVFVAGDAGRGQSLIVWAIAEGRACAAAVDRFLTGSTNLPAPIPPSARPLVV from the coding sequence ATGGCTGACCCCCGCGGCTTTCTCACCACGGGCCGGGAGGTCGCGAAGCGGCGTCCGGTCGACGAGCGGCTGAACGACTGGCACGAGGTCTACCCCGAGGAGGGGCTGGGCCGCGCGCTGCTGCCGATCATCACCAAGCAGGCCGGGCGCTGCATGGACTGCGGCATCCCGTTCTGCCACTCCGGCTGCCCGCTGGGCAACCTGATCCCGGAGTGGAACGACCTGGTGTGGCGCGGTGACTGGCGCGAGGCCATCGAGCGGCTGCACGCGACCAACAACTTCCCGGAGTTCACCGGTCGCCTCTGCCCGGCTCCGTGCGAGCCGGCCTGCGTGCTCGGCATCAACTCCGAGCCGGTGACGATCAAGAACGTCGAGGTCTCGATCATCGACCGCGCCTGGTCGGACGGCCTCGTCACGCCGCAGCCGCCGGACCGCCTGTCGGCCAAGACCGTCGCGGTCATCGGCTCCGGCCCGGCCGGCCTCGCCGCTGCGCAGCAGCTCACCCGCGTCGGCCACACCGTGGCGGTGTACGAGCGCGCCGACCGCATCGGCGGCCTGCTGCGCTACGGCATCCCCGAGTTCAAGATGGAGAAGCGGTACCTGGACCGCCGCCTGCGCCAGATGAAGCAGGAGGGCACCAAGTTCCGGCCCGGCGTGAACGTCGGCGTGGACATCACGGCGGAGCAGCTGCAGGCGAAGTACGACGCGGTCGTGATCGCCGTCGGCGCGACGGCCTGGCGCGACCTTCCGGTGCCCGGGCGCGAGCTGAACGGCATCCACCAGGCGATGGAGTACCTGCCCTGGGGGAACCGCTTCGCCGAGGGGGACATCACCGAGTTCCCGATCACCGCCGAGGGCAAGCACGTCGTCATCATCGGTGGCGGTGACACCGGCGCGGACTGCCTCGGCACCGCGCACCGGCAGAAGGCGCTCTCGGTCACGCAGCTGGAGATCCTGCCCACGCCGCCGGAGGACCGGCCCGCGAACCAGCCCTGGCCGACGTACCCGATGATCCTGCGCACCGCCTCCGCCCACGAGGAGGGTGGCGAGCGCGTGTACTCGGTCTCGACCAAGCGCTTCGTCGACGACGGCAACGGCAACGTTCAGGCGCTCGTGCTCTCCGAGGTCCAGTTCGTCGACGGCAAGCTCGAAGAGGTGCCCGGCACCGAGCGCGAGATCCCGGCCGACATCGTGTTCCTCGCGATGGGCTTCGTCGGCCCCGAGAAGAGCGAGCTGCTCACCGGTCTCGGAGTCGAGTACGACGAGCGCGGCAACGTCCGTCGCGACGAGGACTACATGTCCTCCGTCGAGGGCGTGTTCGTCGCGGGCGACGCCGGCCGCGGCCAGTCGCTCATCGTCTGGGCGATCGCGGAGGGCCGCGCCTGCGCGGCCGCCGTCGACCGTTTCCTCACCGGCAGCACCAATCTGCCGGCCCCGATCCCGCCCTCGGCGCGCCCGCTCGTCGTGTGA